Proteins found in one Brevibacillus brevis genomic segment:
- a CDS encoding IclR family transcriptional regulator: MDQVLSSVRNGCRLLKIFLDSPKELGVTELSKKLQLSKGAVHKLLSTLESEGFIRQNEKTKQYTLGYTLLELGTKVLTNHDIVDFSKPFLEQLVSRTNELAVLCVQDSKDAIYVAKEDSLHPIRFTVESFRRFPLYSTSAARVLLAYQPEEFQDEILQEHPLKSYTPHSYTSVEEIKEDLVTIRKRGYEISSNRRNTGVTGIAAPIFDSTGHVTASVSVIGPSDRVMPKQEEILQETLATVRAMSAQLGYRMS; encoded by the coding sequence ATGGACCAAGTATTGTCTTCTGTTCGAAATGGCTGTCGGCTGTTAAAAATATTTCTCGATTCGCCAAAGGAACTCGGGGTAACCGAGCTCAGCAAAAAACTCCAGCTGTCCAAGGGAGCCGTTCACAAGCTCCTGTCCACGCTGGAGTCTGAAGGCTTTATCCGCCAAAATGAAAAAACCAAGCAGTATACGCTTGGCTACACGCTTTTGGAGCTGGGCACTAAGGTGCTCACGAATCACGATATCGTTGATTTTTCCAAGCCGTTCTTAGAACAGCTTGTCTCACGGACAAACGAATTGGCGGTCTTATGTGTACAAGATTCCAAGGACGCGATTTATGTAGCCAAAGAGGATTCGCTTCATCCCATTCGCTTTACCGTAGAATCCTTCCGGCGTTTTCCTCTTTACTCTACTTCCGCTGCTAGGGTTTTGCTTGCCTATCAGCCAGAGGAGTTTCAGGATGAGATTTTGCAGGAACATCCACTGAAAAGTTACACACCTCATTCGTACACGTCGGTTGAGGAAATCAAAGAGGACTTGGTGACAATCCGCAAGCGAGGCTATGAAATCAGCTCGAATCGACGCAATACAGGTGTGACCGGAATCGCTGCCCCGATTTTTGATTCAACTGGACACGTCACTGCATCCGTCAGTGTCATCGGTCCCTCCGACCGCGTAATGCCAAAACAAGAAGAGATTTTACAAGAAACGCTAGCGACGGTACGTGCGATGTCGGCTCAGTTAGGGTATCGAATGTCTTGA